In Thermodesulfobacteriota bacterium, the DNA window CAGGAGGTGGTAGGCAAGCGGCGGCTCCTGGTCCAGGTCCACGAACTCCCGCAGCCCCGCCGATACCGGCCCCGCCTCCCCCCGGTACCAGAGCCCCGGCACCGCCGACGCCGCCCCTCCCCGGGCCAGGGCCTCCACGAGCTCCCGGAAGGTCGCCTCCCCCTCCCCCTGCACGACGAAGTCGACGCACGGCTCCTGCAAGACCTGCTCGGGCAAAAGGCTCGCGTGCACCCCGCCCCACACCACGGGGGTGTCCCCCGCCTCCTTCACGAGCCGCGACACCTCCAGGGCGTACCGGAGCTGGGGCCCGGTGGTCGTGGACACCCCCACGCACAGCGGCCCCCGGGCAAGCTCCTCCGCAAGCCGTTCGCGCCACCGGGGCTCCACCCGCTGGTCGAGGATCGTCACGGGGTAGCCGGCCCGGTGGAGCGGCGTGGCGACGCACAGGAGGCCCAACGGCATGTCCACCCACGGCTGGGCCTCCCACCCGTGGGTGTGGCGTGGGTACACGAGCACGACCCTGCGCTTCATCGTTGCACCTTCACCCCCCGGGGACGCGGTTCGAACGGGGGCCCCTTGGTTGCGTCGTGGCGCCGCTGCGTGAGACGCCCTCCCTTCGTGCCTGTCGCGAGCTCACCCCACCGTGCGCTCGAAGTAGGGCAGGGAGAGGCGGGCCACCAGGGGGCCGGGGAGCCAGCCGCGGCGGTACGCCTCCAGGGCCAGGCCGAAGATCCGCCCAAGAGGGGAAGGGCGGGCCGCGCGTCCGACCACCTCGGCAAAGCGGCGCCGGGCCTCCTTCTCGGCGACCTCCCGGGGCGACACCCCCTGTGCCGCCGCTTCGGCGAGGACCCGGGCCACCCGCGGGCGAAAGTGCCGGCCCGTGAACTCCCGGATGCGCGGCGCCGGCACCGACGCAAACTCCATGGTGCCCCCCAGGACCCCGCCTGCGTTGGCCACGAAGTCGGGCACGCACAGCACTCCCCGCGCGCCCAGGAGAGCCTCCGCCTCGGGGGTGAGGGGGTTGTTCGCCCCGGGACAGACGATGCGGGCGCCCACCCGCGCCGCGTTCTGCGCGTGCACGCTGTGGTGGCGGGCGCAGGGGAAGAGGAGCGCCGCGGGAAGCTCCAGGAGCCCCTCCCGCGGGAGGCGCCGCCCCAGCTCCCCCCGCTCGGCGACCCGGCTCCCCTCGGCCGCCGCCAGGCGCGCCAGCCGGGGCACGTCGAGGCCCGCCGGCTCGTGGAGGGCCCCCCGGGAGGTGGAGACCGCCACCACCCGGGCCCCCGCCTCCGCCAGGAGAAGGGCCAGCGCGCTCCCCACCTTTCCGAACCCTTCGATGGCGGCCTCCGAGCCCGCCAGCGCCACGCCCGCCTGGGCGCAGGCCGCCTTCGCGCTCTCGAAGACCGTGAGGGCCGTGTAGTACCCGGAGCTCGTCCCCCGCAGCTCCCGGCGCCGGGGCTGGACCCCCGCCGCCTCCAGCAGGTCGCGGATGTCCTCGTTGCTCGTGCCCATGTCGGGGCCGGGGCTGTAGAGCCGCGCCCGCAGGAGCGGCGCCAGGGCGGATCCGAAGGCCCGAAGGAGCTCCCGCCGCTCCTCGGGGGGCCCTTCCGGATCTCCCCGCACCCCGGCCTTGGCACCCCCCTGGGGCAGCCCGAGGAAGCCGTACTTGAGGGTCATGGAGCGGGCCAGCACCCGCACCTCTGCCTCGTCCACTCCCGGGGCCAGCCGCAGCCCGCCGCAGGCCCGGCCGGCCACGGTGGAGTCCACCGCGAGGAAGCCGGCGGGGGCGCCCTCGCGGGTCACCGTGCACAGGAGCTGGGACCCCGCGCGCTCGGCGAGGAGGCGGGGGGCGCGGGCCGTGCCATTCTTCATCGCTTCACCGCCAGGGCCGCCACGAAGTGGCCCGTGAGAAACCGCGTCGGGTATCGGGACAACCCCTCGAACCACGCGAGCCCGCGCAGGAACCTCTCCCGAGC includes these proteins:
- a CDS encoding Glu/Leu/Phe/Val dehydrogenase dimerization domain-containing protein, with translation MKNGTARAPRLLAERAGSQLLCTVTREGAPAGFLAVDSTVAGRACGGLRLAPGVDEAEVRVLARSMTLKYGFLGLPQGGAKAGVRGDPEGPPEERRELLRAFGSALAPLLRARLYSPGPDMGTSNEDIRDLLEAAGVQPRRRELRGTSSGYYTALTVFESAKAACAQAGVALAGSEAAIEGFGKVGSALALLLAEAGARVVAVSTSRGALHEPAGLDVPRLARLAAAEGSRVAERGELGRRLPREGLLELPAALLFPCARHHSVHAQNAARVGARIVCPGANNPLTPEAEALLGARGVLCVPDFVANAGGVLGGTMEFASVPAPRIREFTGRHFRPRVARVLAEAAAQGVSPREVAEKEARRRFAEVVGRAARPSPLGRIFGLALEAYRRGWLPGPLVARLSLPYFERTVG